In the Geobacter sp. FeAm09 genome, one interval contains:
- a CDS encoding diguanylate cyclase: protein MPFPGRFRLSLIQKMIISFALCGVCMMAALIYAVSGLGTMHRMEEEIARNDLAAATITITLREMMLTQERYVGKFQILRQAEFRELYDQNAEKFRSDLASLQRVYKGRGGDRLVAAYAAYTYLAKLVFSGKGVEAAVMKQATARVESIIEQIRVEQKESLANKLKISDEKEAQTVTRSIGLAFVGVLSAFLVAVYLIYTFATSIGKLQTATHRIAAGDFDHNPGIPPGDEIGTLALDFTRMAARLKELEQISLDASPLTRLPGNIAIERSINRRLRERLPFAMCYLDLDNFKSYNDRYGYIKASEILRETGELIHNAVKRLNDPEAFVGHIGGDDFVVIISAELAKSACQTIIQEFDAMIPFFYSEEDRAAGSFSGVDRYGVPRVFPLISMSIAVLVCEPGDYATAAEIATAAAEVKDHVKESSGSNYIIVREAGNCDA, encoded by the coding sequence ATGCCATTCCCCGGACGTTTTCGCTTGAGCCTGATCCAGAAGATGATCATCAGTTTTGCCCTCTGCGGCGTATGCATGATGGCTGCGCTGATATATGCCGTTTCCGGCCTGGGGACGATGCATCGCATGGAGGAGGAAATAGCCAGAAACGACCTGGCCGCGGCCACCATCACCATTACCCTGCGGGAGATGATGCTGACGCAGGAACGCTATGTCGGCAAGTTTCAGATCCTGCGGCAGGCGGAATTCCGTGAACTTTACGACCAGAATGCGGAAAAGTTCCGCTCGGATCTGGCTTCTTTGCAGCGTGTCTACAAGGGGAGGGGCGGCGACAGGCTTGTCGCCGCGTACGCGGCCTACACATACCTCGCCAAACTGGTGTTCAGCGGCAAGGGGGTCGAGGCCGCGGTCATGAAGCAGGCTACGGCACGGGTGGAAAGCATTATCGAGCAGATCCGGGTGGAGCAGAAGGAGTCCCTGGCGAACAAACTGAAAATATCCGATGAAAAGGAGGCCCAGACCGTCACCCGCTCCATTGGCCTGGCCTTTGTCGGGGTGCTGTCCGCCTTTTTGGTGGCGGTCTACCTGATCTATACCTTTGCCACCTCCATCGGCAAACTGCAGACCGCCACCCACCGCATTGCCGCCGGAGACTTCGACCATAACCCGGGTATTCCGCCGGGGGACGAGATCGGCACCCTGGCCCTCGATTTCACGCGTATGGCGGCCAGGCTCAAGGAGTTGGAGCAGATCAGCCTCGACGCCAGCCCCCTGACCCGCCTGCCGGGAAACATCGCCATCGAACGCTCCATCAACCGGCGCTTGCGCGAACGGCTGCCGTTTGCCATGTGCTACCTGGACCTTGACAATTTCAAATCCTACAACGATCGTTACGGCTACATCAAGGCCAGCGAGATCCTGCGCGAGACCGGCGAGTTGATCCATAATGCCGTCAAGCGCCTGAATGACCCCGAAGCCTTTGTCGGACACATCGGCGGCGACGATTTTGTCGTCATCATCAGCGCGGAACTGGCCAAGTCGGCCTGCCAGACGATCATCCAGGAGTTCGACGCCATGATCCCGTTCTTTTATTCGGAGGAGGACCGTGCTGCCGGCTCATTCTCAGGGGTTGACCGCTATGGCGTGCCCCGGGTGTTTCCGCTCATATCCATGTCCATTGCCGTGCTCGTCTGCGAGCCGGGCGATTATGCCACCGCAGCCGAGATCGCCACGGCGGCGGCCGAGGTCAAGGACCACGTCAAGGAATCGTCGGGCAGCAACTATATCATCGTGAGAGAGGCGGGAAACTGCGATGCCTGA
- the mazG gene encoding nucleoside triphosphate pyrophosphohydrolase: MTANQNTFDDLVNIMRRLRGPGGCPWDAEQTHESLTRYLLEETYEVIEAIDAKSPEHLKEELGDLLLQPVFHAAIAEEAGAFDMADVIQALCDKLVRRHPHVFGDMQISDSEAQIENWERIKKAEKGQERPSALSGVPPHLPALLKAQKITEKASRVGFDWEHADQVFAKVMEELHEFEEAWEGGNETRMEDELGDLLFAIVNLGRFLSLNPEEALRKTINRFQRRFRYVEENLRDQGKKMNETPLADMDILWEEAKKLE, from the coding sequence ATGACCGCCAATCAGAACACCTTCGATGACCTGGTGAATATCATGCGCCGTCTGCGCGGGCCCGGCGGCTGTCCCTGGGACGCCGAACAGACCCACGAAAGCCTGACGCGCTACCTGCTGGAAGAAACCTACGAGGTCATCGAGGCCATCGATGCCAAATCCCCGGAGCATCTGAAGGAGGAGTTGGGCGACCTGTTGCTGCAACCGGTCTTTCATGCCGCAATTGCCGAAGAGGCGGGCGCTTTCGACATGGCCGACGTCATCCAGGCGCTCTGCGACAAACTCGTCAGACGCCACCCCCACGTATTCGGCGACATGCAGATCAGCGACAGCGAGGCACAGATCGAGAACTGGGAGCGCATCAAGAAGGCGGAAAAGGGACAGGAGCGGCCATCGGCCCTGTCCGGCGTGCCCCCGCATCTGCCGGCGCTGCTCAAGGCGCAGAAGATCACCGAGAAGGCCTCGCGGGTCGGCTTTGACTGGGAACATGCCGATCAGGTTTTTGCCAAGGTCATGGAAGAGTTGCACGAGTTCGAAGAGGCGTGGGAAGGGGGCAATGAAACCCGCATGGAAGACGAACTGGGCGACCTGCTCTTCGCCATCGTCAACCTGGGACGCTTCCTGTCGCTCAATCCCGAGGAGGCGCTGCGCAAAACCATCAATCGCTTTCAACGGCGGTTCCGCTATGTGGAGGAAAACCTCCGGGACCAGGGAAAGAAGATGAATGAGACCCCGCTTGCCGACATGGATATTCTGTGGGAAGAGGCTAAAAAGCTCGAATGA
- a CDS encoding methylated-DNA--[protein]-cysteine S-methyltransferase → MNCASLFESGLGIGVVQANGLGVCRVHLPVSDGSYLREFGDVPSSALTQRVAEMLKLYFKGERQAFDDIPVDLSAVTPFRRRMLELIRAVPFGEVWTYGQVAKAAGVPGAARAVGGAMAANPIPVIIPCHRVVAGDGRLTGFSAPGGIASKEYLLRVEHVEFKGQRIFLKK, encoded by the coding sequence TTGAATTGTGCGTCGCTATTTGAGAGCGGGCTGGGGATAGGCGTGGTCCAGGCCAACGGGCTTGGCGTCTGCCGGGTGCACCTGCCGGTGTCCGACGGCTCATATCTGAGAGAGTTCGGGGATGTGCCCTCGTCGGCCCTGACGCAACGGGTGGCCGAAATGTTAAAGCTCTACTTCAAGGGGGAGCGGCAAGCATTCGATGACATTCCGGTTGATCTGTCGGCCGTCACTCCTTTCAGAAGACGGATGCTGGAACTCATTCGCGCCGTTCCCTTCGGCGAAGTGTGGACCTACGGCCAGGTTGCCAAAGCGGCCGGGGTCCCGGGGGCGGCACGGGCAGTCGGCGGCGCCATGGCCGCCAATCCCATACCGGTGATCATCCCCTGCCATCGCGTCGTAGCAGGCGATGGCAGGCTTACCGGCTTCAGCGCTCCCGGCGGCATTGCCAGTAAAGAATATCTTTTGCGGGTGGAACACGTTGAATTTAAAGGGCAACGAATTTTTCTGAAAAAATGA
- the murJ gene encoding murein biosynthesis integral membrane protein MurJ — protein MSEKGNIARAAGVLGSATILSRVMGMVRDMVVSRLFGAGFASDAFFAAFQIPNMLRRFFAEGALTSAFVPIFSETLKKRGEHEARELANACFSLLTIVMAGVTLAGMLFSPAIVGLMFPGFHSVPGKFELTVLLNRVMFPYIFFISLVALCMGILNTVRHFFTPAISTVFLNISMIAAALSLRGFFQVPITALATGVLIGGVVQLLLQLPVLWSKGFPIRPRFRFDHPQVRRIALLMLPSIFGVGVYYLNITVSAILASLLPEGSVSYLYYAQRLFEFPQGIFTVSVAQAVLPSMSRQAAEGDMIGMKESLSFGLRLTLFITIPAMAGLMVCSTPIFSLIFMGGAFDYAKAVNSAQALLYYSLGLSFVAMTRVLAPAFYALKDTKTPVWTALCAFLVNFGFSLALMGPLKHGGLALATTISALGNMLMLLWFLRRKIGPFGGRGIVACGLKSLAAAVPMAITVRYLCGCTDWSLAGHKTGKALVLGAAIAAGVVIYALCVRLLRSEEALEALALLKRKLGRKGGAS, from the coding sequence ATGTCTGAAAAGGGCAATATAGCGCGGGCAGCCGGAGTCCTCGGTTCGGCAACCATTTTGTCGCGGGTCATGGGCATGGTGCGCGACATGGTGGTGTCGCGCCTGTTCGGCGCCGGATTTGCGAGCGACGCGTTTTTTGCCGCGTTCCAGATCCCCAACATGCTGCGGCGTTTTTTTGCCGAGGGGGCTCTGACCTCGGCCTTTGTGCCCATTTTCTCCGAGACTCTCAAGAAGCGGGGCGAACATGAGGCACGTGAGCTGGCCAATGCCTGTTTCAGCCTCTTGACCATTGTCATGGCCGGCGTAACCCTGGCCGGCATGCTCTTTTCTCCCGCCATCGTCGGCCTGATGTTTCCCGGCTTCCACTCGGTGCCGGGCAAGTTCGAACTGACCGTGCTTCTCAACCGGGTGATGTTCCCCTACATCTTCTTCATCAGCCTTGTGGCGCTCTGCATGGGGATTCTCAACACTGTCCGCCATTTTTTCACTCCCGCCATCTCCACGGTCTTCCTCAATATCTCCATGATCGCGGCAGCCCTCTCTCTGCGGGGCTTTTTCCAGGTGCCCATTACGGCCCTGGCAACAGGCGTGCTGATCGGCGGCGTCGTGCAACTGCTCCTGCAACTGCCGGTGCTGTGGAGCAAGGGGTTTCCGATCCGGCCCCGTTTCCGCTTCGATCATCCCCAAGTGCGTCGTATTGCGCTCCTCATGCTGCCGTCCATCTTTGGCGTGGGGGTCTACTATCTCAATATCACCGTCAGCGCCATATTGGCCTCGCTGTTGCCCGAGGGGAGCGTATCGTATCTTTACTATGCCCAGCGGCTGTTCGAATTTCCCCAAGGCATCTTCACGGTTTCCGTGGCCCAGGCCGTCCTCCCCTCCATGAGCCGGCAGGCGGCCGAAGGGGACATGATCGGCATGAAGGAGTCACTCTCCTTTGGCCTGCGCCTGACCCTTTTCATCACCATTCCGGCCATGGCCGGCCTGATGGTCTGTTCGACCCCCATCTTCAGCCTGATCTTCATGGGGGGGGCGTTCGACTACGCCAAGGCGGTCAATTCCGCCCAGGCACTCCTGTATTACTCCCTCGGACTGTCGTTCGTGGCCATGACGCGGGTCCTCGCTCCGGCTTTCTATGCCCTCAAGGATACCAAGACGCCGGTCTGGACCGCCTTGTGCGCCTTCCTGGTCAATTTTGGTTTCAGCCTGGCCCTGATGGGGCCCCTCAAACATGGCGGGTTGGCACTGGCCACCACCATTTCGGCCTTGGGCAACATGCTGATGCTGCTCTGGTTCCTGCGGCGCAAGATCGGCCCCTTCGGGGGGCGGGGAATTGTCGCTTGTGGCCTGAAATCCCTGGCAGCAGCCGTACCGATGGCCATCACGGTCCGCTACCTGTGTGGCTGTACCGACTGGTCGCTGGCTGGCCATAAAACAGGCAAGGCCCTGGTGCTTGGCGCTGCCATAGCGGCAGGCGTCGTCATCTACGCTCTCTGCGTCCGGTTGCTGCGGTCGGAGGAGGCGCTGGAGGCACTGGCGTTGCTCAAGAGGAAGCTGGGACGGAAAGGGGGCGCATCTTGA